A region from the Methanofollis liminatans DSM 4140 genome encodes:
- a CDS encoding vWA domain-containing protein → MDNPIKTILLVGFVLLTLAAAASGLPTISVTNNTEWLTAGGGETATVTVAVDGSVEGAHIILSSSDPEMGSIVPGTLPGTGGTATFKAGTKSGDVTITANYAAQNGTVIAAGNVTLKIDHGVPHSISSLDYADEVTAGSTTSLILRMADRWNNSIESRRTVETVHFVVGSPGDAARLIYGSNVSTDLRVPVDANGDVRVDLRTAPLSGANIVMVECPGTIATGYITVTGTATGVPWEMYQTVTPDDDPHPYQQADGKKVFSIVYSLYDRHGNVAGNRQIHVQIVPREGYLKAVEKTVRTNEEGKAMISYGPSDVAGIADIEAYAVDNESLTCSKQLEFVSTDPTTMLLSASPQTVASRDVKSDISALIRAKVVDVKGNPVADESVSFTITAVQNGTFVMTQNPAITNGSRTAERGGTPIVASTDNTGFATVDFLPGAFTTDISNLRYSNLSVGNATVRASWKDQTRDITVSFRNYPYLSVKTRVEPPTVAVNDMVNVTVQLIGDGYALHSRPIDVVLVIDRSGSMDKLDSSGKKRIVSAKDAAYTFIGQMDPSRDRVGLVSFSSTTTRDCNLTDNFALVNTSVKSLVATGATQLRRAIYEAVKMQQEGGRADAVKAVIVMTDGDWNYHGSPLGHGTGYPASASWVYTFSGSNLEPNNYRYYDGLGGTLLEGKKDGKSYYYCTDGESTNQNMSRFALSSGVKLYAVTFAYNPDSTVRATMNTLSTSTGGFYEHAPDGNKLAEIYTDIALKLQEAAGVNTTMSLVFKNVEVNNVSGYSDVFEYQPISGASTFVTKYWQTNLTTVPDKDHTYPYSFDQTADWADDEISFDVGDIYLNQAWETTFCLNITEEGNIDIFGSNSIIRFNGTEGQSKLRLPRTLVTAVKDLNVTALDQGVVNVTIVSATWDGVTFLVPTWELGYSGNKSIVQNVYYQYSPDNLWWDGVWNHFDTIRCGPAAVNGTYTSNLLVEGVTGWYKVRVHAQEDVQGGASGLDTWTQPIRVGNLTQNKIKLL, encoded by the coding sequence ATGGATAATCCTATCAAAACTATACTCCTGGTCGGCTTCGTCCTCCTCACCCTTGCTGCGGCCGCATCGGGTCTCCCCACCATCAGCGTCACCAACAATACAGAATGGTTGACCGCGGGCGGGGGCGAGACCGCGACGGTGACGGTGGCGGTGGACGGAAGCGTGGAGGGTGCGCACATTATTCTCTCGTCCAGTGACCCGGAGATGGGCTCGATTGTGCCGGGAACGCTGCCCGGGACAGGTGGAACGGCGACCTTTAAGGCCGGGACAAAGAGCGGGGACGTGACGATCACGGCGAACTATGCTGCCCAGAACGGCACGGTGATCGCGGCAGGCAACGTTACGCTGAAGATCGATCATGGGGTGCCGCATAGCATCTCATCTCTGGATTATGCCGATGAAGTGACGGCCGGGTCGACGACGTCTCTTATCCTCAGGATGGCGGACCGGTGGAATAACTCGATCGAGAGCAGGCGCACTGTAGAGACCGTTCACTTTGTGGTCGGCTCCCCCGGTGACGCTGCGCGGCTCATCTACGGCTCGAATGTCTCGACGGATCTTCGGGTCCCGGTCGATGCAAATGGCGACGTCCGGGTGGATCTCAGGACTGCCCCCCTTTCGGGCGCCAATATTGTGATGGTCGAGTGTCCGGGGACCATAGCAACCGGGTATATCACCGTCACCGGCACCGCAACGGGGGTGCCGTGGGAGATGTACCAGACTGTCACGCCGGACGACGATCCCCATCCCTACCAGCAGGCCGACGGGAAAAAGGTGTTCTCTATCGTGTACTCCCTGTACGACCGGCATGGCAACGTGGCCGGCAACCGCCAGATCCACGTTCAGATCGTCCCGCGGGAAGGATACCTGAAGGCCGTTGAAAAAACTGTCCGGACGAACGAGGAGGGCAAGGCGATGATCTCCTACGGGCCGTCCGACGTCGCCGGGATCGCCGATATCGAGGCTTATGCGGTTGACAACGAAAGTCTCACCTGTTCCAAGCAGCTGGAGTTCGTCAGCACCGATCCGACCACCATGCTCCTCTCGGCCTCACCGCAGACAGTGGCGAGCCGCGACGTCAAGAGCGACATCAGTGCCCTGATCCGGGCGAAGGTGGTCGATGTCAAGGGCAACCCGGTGGCGGACGAGAGCGTCAGTTTCACGATCACCGCCGTGCAGAACGGGACTTTCGTAATGACGCAGAACCCGGCGATCACGAATGGCAGCCGGACCGCGGAACGCGGCGGCACCCCGATCGTCGCCTCCACCGACAACACCGGTTTTGCGACGGTGGACTTCCTCCCGGGTGCCTTCACGACCGATATCTCGAACTTGCGCTACAGCAACCTCTCGGTGGGGAACGCGACGGTCAGGGCATCGTGGAAGGATCAGACGAGGGATATCACGGTCTCGTTCAGGAACTACCCCTATCTCAGCGTGAAGACCCGGGTCGAGCCCCCGACGGTGGCGGTGAACGACATGGTGAACGTGACCGTGCAGCTGATCGGCGACGGTTATGCGCTCCACTCCCGCCCGATCGATGTGGTGCTTGTGATCGACCGCTCCGGGAGTATGGACAAACTGGATAGTTCTGGAAAGAAACGCATAGTGAGTGCGAAGGATGCTGCCTACACCTTCATCGGTCAGATGGATCCGTCACGCGATCGGGTTGGTCTTGTGTCCTTTTCTTCGACCACGACCCGAGATTGTAATCTGACCGATAACTTTGCGTTGGTGAATACCAGTGTGAAATCCCTCGTAGCGACTGGTGCCACTCAACTGCGGCGCGCCATCTATGAGGCGGTTAAAATGCAGCAGGAGGGGGGGCGGGCCGATGCCGTCAAGGCGGTGATCGTCATGACCGACGGCGACTGGAACTATCATGGCAGCCCCCTCGGGCACGGTACAGGATACCCTGCGAGCGCGTCATGGGTCTACACGTTCAGCGGCAGCAATCTGGAGCCCAATAACTACCGGTATTATGATGGGCTTGGCGGGACGCTCTTGGAGGGGAAAAAAGACGGAAAATCATATTATTACTGCACCGACGGCGAATCAACCAACCAGAACATGTCCCGGTTCGCCCTCTCCAGTGGCGTAAAACTTTATGCAGTTACCTTCGCCTACAATCCCGACAGCACGGTCAGGGCTACGATGAATACTCTCTCTACCTCGACCGGCGGATTTTACGAGCACGCCCCCGATGGAAATAAGCTTGCCGAGATCTACACCGACATCGCCCTCAAACTCCAGGAGGCGGCAGGCGTCAACACCACGATGTCCCTCGTCTTCAAGAATGTTGAGGTGAACAACGTCTCGGGCTATTCGGACGTCTTCGAGTACCAGCCCATCAGCGGTGCGTCCACCTTCGTCACCAAGTACTGGCAGACGAACCTGACGACCGTCCCGGACAAGGATCACACGTACCCCTATTCATTTGATCAGACAGCCGACTGGGCCGACGACGAGATCTCTTTCGACGTCGGCGACATCTACCTCAACCAGGCATGGGAGACGACCTTCTGCCTGAATATCACCGAGGAGGGGAACATCGACATCTTCGGCTCGAACTCGATCATCAGGTTCAACGGCACTGAGGGCCAGAGCAAACTCCGCCTCCCCAGGACGCTCGTGACCGCCGTGAAGGACCTGAACGTCACCGCACTGGACCAGGGCGTGGTCAACGTCACCATCGTCAGTGCAACATGGGACGGCGTCACCTTCCTTGTCCCGACATGGGAACTGGGGTATTCGGGCAACAAATCGATAGTACAGAACGTCTACTACCAGTATAGCCCTGACAACCTCTGGTGGGACGGCGTCTGGAACCACTTCGACACGATCCGGTGCGGTCCTGCAGCGGTCAACGGCACCTACACATCGAACCTTCTGGTGGAGGGCGTCACCG